The proteins below are encoded in one region of Salmo salar chromosome ssa02, Ssal_v3.1, whole genome shotgun sequence:
- the ceacam1 gene encoding carcinoembryonic antigen-related cell adhesion molecule 1 isoform X1, producing MDHPLVWVLILVLLNFTTGVSGQVVVPSMNPLAVGSNVTLNLVPESPINIGTWSYETTAIVLFYPGGSIVSTSYQGRVSFNRSSSELSISSLQLNDSGRYTVQGMEPVLKAVVTLSVQEPISNVTLRANATDLVELNDTSIFTCSVSSGTSLSYRWMNGSSEVAASDRVRLGVGNSTLSIVSVTRYDEGPFRCEVINGISNGTSQPIGLNVRYGPSNLTMMVVPEMTIGHTAYMMGSVITLSCSAQSKPAVSYKWRFNGVFLNDQSPQLSLQNTRENQTGSYACLAHNNVTLRYASMTTMIKIVEPISAVSLNRDGKLPILDQSFTLRCEVTGPVVYIHWLINGQLISLNNRTFFSTDNKTMVINPIQFSDSGEYLCEAFNAVSNLTSMTYKLVVNFGPERPDVTSPAIAMTGHIVTFNCSASSQPPSQFSWFFNGSQVASGSVYETGPLTLASHGEYTCVAFNNVTVRNSTVSKMLTVVEPVTMAMVKVMGAQPITDYLFTLTCETTGTIYSIHWMKNGWPLYADNRTDFSMDNNTLTFNSVEDSDNGDYQCSAYNPLSNMTSPEYRLIVNYGPERPVIMSPDIAMTGHIVTFNCSASSQPPSQFSWFFNGSQVASGSVYETGPLTLASHGEYTCVAFNNVTVRNSTVSKMLTIIAPVTMTMVKVIGSQPILNERFSLTCGTAGTVYSIHWMRNGGPLYADNRTDFSMDNNTLTFNYVQHSDIGDYQCSASNPLSNMTSPNYRLIVNYGPEMPVITGPAFGETGHIVTFNCSASSQPPSQFSWFFNGSQVASGSVYETGPLTLASHGEYTCVAFNNVTVRNSTVSKMLTVVEPVTMAMVKVMGAQPIADYLFTLTCDTAGTIYSIHWMKNGWPLYADNRTDFSMDNNTLTFNSVEDSDNGDYQCSAYNPLSNMTSPEYRLIVNYGPERPVIMSPDIAMTGHIVIFNCSASSQPPSQFSWFFNGSQVASGSVYETGPLTLASHGEYTCVAFNNVTVRNSTVSKMLTVVEPVTMAMVKVMGAQPIADYLFTLTCDTAGTIYSIHWMKNGWPLYADNRTDFSMDNNTLTFNSVEDSDNGDYQCSAYNPLSNMTSPEYRLIVNYGPERPVIMSPDIAMTGHIVIFNCSASSQPPSQFSWFFNGSQVASGSVYETGPLTLASHGEYTCVAFNNVTVRNSTVSKMLTIIAPVTMTMVKVIGAQPILNERFSLTCGTAGTVYSIHWMRNGGPLYADNRTDFSMDNNTLTFNYVQHSDIGDYQCSASNPLSNMTSPNYRLIVNYGPEMPVITGPAFGETGHIVTFNCSASSQPPSQFSWFFNGSQVASGSVYETGPLTLASHGEYTCVAFNNVTVRNSTVSKMLTVVEPVTMAMVKVMGAQPIADYLFTLTCDTAGTIYSIHWMKNGWPLYADNRTDFSMDNNTLTFNSVEDSDNGDYQCSAYNPLSNMTSPEYRLIVNYGPERPVIMSPDIAMTGHIVIFNCSASSQPPSQFSWFFNGSQVASGSVYETGPLTLASHGEYTCVAFNNITVRNSTVSKMLTIIAPVTMTMVKVIGSQPILNERFSLTCGTAGTVYSIHWMRNGGPLYADNRTDFSMDNNTLTFNYVQHSDIGDYQCSASNPLSNMTSPNYRLIVNYGPEMPVITGPAFGETGHIVTFNCSASSQPPSQFSWFFNGSQVASGSVYETGPLTLASHGEYTCVAFNNVTVRNSTVSKMLTIIEAITSVTVKRNRLPIASDNLTLTCDVTGRYDTIYWMKDNLSLVLNNTLNSDITISNNSLHFSPVKVSNDGNYQCVATNLFGPNTSPKYQLLVNYGPKSVNISGPVSVVIGSVITVTLKCSADSRPTSEYGWKFNNQSVLGTGPMMAVIASLENAGDYTCVAKNPVTNISMSNTISLDVTGHSLAPPFQSRGGLMLTALLALSLCL from the exons ATGGACCATCCTCTGGTGTGGGTTCTCATCCTGGTGCTGCTCAACTTCACGACAG GTGTCTCTGGCCAGGTGGTGGTTCCCTCTATGAACCCCTTAGCTGTGGGCAGTAATGTCACCCTGAACCTAGTTCCCGAAAGCCCCATCAACATAGGGACCTGGTCATACGAAACTACAGCCATCGTACTTTTCTATCCTGGTGGCAGTATTGTGAGTACAAGTTATCAAGGCAGAGTCTCATTCAACCGCTCCTCCTCAGAGCTGTCCATAAGCTCTCTCCAACTCAACGACTCAGGACGATATACCGTGCAGGGAATGGAGCCAGTCCTGAAAGCTGTGGTGACTTTGTCTGTCCAGG AGCCCATTTCAAACGTGACTCTAAGGGCCAACGCCACTGATCTAGTGGAATTAAACGACACTTCCATTTTCACCTGCTCCGTCTCCTCTGGCACCTCCCTCTCCTACCGCTGGATGAATGGCAGCTCAGAGGTTGCAGCCAGTGACAGAGTTCGGCTTGGAGTTGGGAACAGCACTCTCTCCATAGTCAGTGTGACACGATACGATGAAGGGCCATTCAGATGTGAGGTCATCAATGGAATCAGCAATGGCACCAGCCAGCCCATTGGCCTCAATGTTAGAT ATGGCCCAAGTAACCTCACCATGATGGTAGTTCCTGAGATGACCATAGGACATACAGCCTACATGATGGGCTCTGTCATCACTCTGTCCTGCTCCGCTCAGTCCAAACCCGCTGTGTCCTACAAGTGGAGGTTTAATGGGGTGTTCCTCAACGATCAAAGTCCACAGCTGAGCCTGCAGAACACCAGGGAGAACCAGACAGGAAGTTACGCATGCTTAGCCCACAACAATGTCACACTCCGATACGCCTCCATGACCACAATGATAAAGATCGTGG AGCCGATATCAGCGGTGTCGTTGAATCGTGATGGGAAGCTACCGATACTGGATcagtccttcactctgcggtgtgAGGTGACTGGACCTGTAGTCTACATTCATTGGTTGATTAACGGCCAGCTCATCTCCCTAAACAACAGAACATTCTTCTCTACGGACAACAAGACAATGGTTATCAACCCAATCCAGTTTTCTGACAGTGGAGAATATCTCTGTGAGGCCTTTAATGCTGTTAGCAACTTGACCAGCATGACATACAAGCTTGTGGTGAACT TTGGACCAGAGAGACCTGACGTAACTAGTCCAGCTATAGCAATGACAGGACACATCGTGACcttcaactgctctgcctcctctcagcctcccagCCAGTTTAGCTGGTTCTTCAATGGCTCCCAGGTGGCGAGTGGCTCAGTGTATGAGACTGGCCCACTGACCTTAGCCAGTCATGGGGAGTACACCTGTGTGGCCTTCAACAACGTCACTGTCAGAAACAGCACTGTCTCCAAGATGCTCACTGTTGTTG AACCTGTAACCATGGCCATGGTGAAAGTCATGGGTGCCCAGCCAATAACAGACTACCTGTTTACTCTGACCTGTGAGACCACTGGAACCATTTACTCCATTCACTGGATGAAGAACGGCTGGCCTCTGTATGCTGATAACAGAACAGACTTCTCTATGGACAACAATACACTAACCTTCAACTCTGTCGAGGATTCTGACAACGGAGACTATCAGTGTTCTGCCTACAACCCCCTCAGCAACATGACCAGCCCAGAATACAGACTGATCGTCAACT ACGGTCCAGAGAGACCTGTTATCATGAGTCCGGATATAGCGATGACAGGACACATCGTGACcttcaactgctctgcctcctctcagcctcccagCCAGTTCAGCTGGTTCTTCAATGGCTCCCAGGTGGCGAGTGGCTCAGTGTATGAGACTGGCCCACTGACCTTAGCCAGTCATGGGGAGTACACCTGTGTGGCCTTCAACAACGTCACTGTCAGAAACAGCACTGTCTCCAAGATGCTCACCATCATTG CACCTGTGACCATGACCATGGTGAAAGTCATTGGATCCCAGCCAATACTGAACGAGAGATTCTCTCTGACCTGTGGCACCGCTGGAACGGTTTACTCCATACACTGGATGAGGAACGGCGGGCCTCTGTATGCTGACAACAGAACAGACTTCTCTATGGACAACAATACACTGACCTTCAACTATGTCCAGCATTCTGACATCGGAGACTATCAATGTTCTGCTTCCAACCCCCTCAGCAACATGACCAGCCCAAACTACAGACTGATCGTCAACT ATGGACCAGAGATGCCTGTTATAACAGGACCAGCATTTGGAGAAACAGGACACATCGTGACCTTCAACTGCTCTGCGTCCTCTCAGCCTCCCAGCCAGTTCAGCTGGTTCTTCAATGGCTCCCAGGTGGCGAGTGGCTCAGTGTATGAGACTGGCCCACTGACCTTAGCCAGTCATGGGGAGTACACCTGTGTGGCCTTCAACAACGTCACTGTCAGAAACAGCACTGTCTCCAAGATGCTCACTGTTGTTG AACCTGTAACCATGGCCATGGTGAAAGTCATGGGTGCCCAGCCAATAGCAGACTACTTGTTTACTCTGACCTGTGACACCGCTGGAACCATTTACTCCATTCACTGGATGAAGAACGGCTGGCCTCTGTATGCTGATAACAGAACAGACTTCTCTATGGACAACAATACACTAACCTTCAACTCTGTCGAGGATTCTGACAACGGAGACTATCAGTGTTCTGCCTACAACCCCCTCAGCAACATGACCAGCCCAGAATACAGACTGATCGTCAACT ATGGTCCAGAGAGACCTGTTATCATGAGTCCGGATATAGCGATGACAGGACACATTGTGATcttcaactgctctgcctcctctcagcctcccagCCAGTTCAGCTGGTTCTTCAATGGCTCCCAGGTGGCGAGTGGCTCAGTGTATGAGACTGGCCCACTGACCTTAGCCAGTCATGGGGAGTACACCTGTGTGGCCTTCAACAACGTCACTGTCAGAAACAGCACTGTCTCCAAGATGCTCACTGTTGTTG AACCTGTAACCATGGCCATGGTGAAAGTCATGGGTGCCCAGCCAATAGCAGACTACTTGTTTACTCTGACCTGTGACACCGCTGGAACCATTTACTCCATTCACTGGATGAAGAACGGCTGGCCTCTGTATGCTGATAACAGAACAGACTTCTCTATGGACAACAATACACTAACCTTCAACTCTGTCGAGGATTCTGACAACGGAGACTATCAGTGTTCTGCCTACAACCCCCTCAGCAACATGACCAGCCCAGAATACAGACTGATCGTCAACT ATGGTCCAGAGAGACCTGTTATCATGAGTCCGGATATAGCGATGACAGGACACATTGTGATcttcaactgctctgcctcctctcagcctcccagCCAGTTCAGCTGGTTCTTCAATGGCTCCCAGGTGGCGAGTGGCTCAGTGTATGAGACTGGCCCACTGACCTTAGCCAGTCATGGGGAGTACACCTGTGTGGCCTTCAACAACGTCACTGTCAGAAACAGCACTGTCTCCAAGATGCTCACCATCATTG CACCTGTGACCATGACCATGGTGAAAGTCATTGGAGCCCAGCCAATACTGAACGAGAGATTCTCTCTGACCTGTGGCACCGCTGGAACGGTTTACTCCATACACTGGATGAGGAACGGCGGGCCTCTGTATGCTGACAACAGAACAGACTTCTCTATGGACAACAATACACTGACCTTCAACTATGTCCAGCATTCTGACATCGGAGACTATCAATGTTCTGCTTCCAACCCCCTCAGCAACATGACCAGCCCAAACTACAGACTGATCGTCAACT ATGGACCAGAGATGCCTGTTATAACAGGACCAGCATTTGGAGAAACAGGACACATCGTGACCTTCAACTGCTCTGCGTCCTCTCAGCCTCCCAGCCAGTTCAGCTGGTTCTTCAATGGCTCCCAGGTGGCGAGTGGCTCAGTGTATGAGACTGGCCCACTGACCTTAGCCAGTCATGGGGAGTACACCTGTGTGGCCTTCAACAACGTCACTGTCAGAAACAGCACTGTCTCCAAGATGCTCACGGTTGTTG AACCTGTAACCATGGCCATGGTGAAAGTCATGGGTGCCCAGCCAATAGCAGACTACTTGTTTACTCTGACCTGTGACACCGCTGGAACCATTTACTCCATTCACTGGATGAAGAACGGCTGGCCTCTGTATGCTGATAACAGAACAGACTTCTCTATGGACAACAATACACTAACCTTCAACTCTGTCGAGGATTCTGACAACGGAGACTATCAGTGTTCTGCCTACAACCCCCTCAGCAACATGACCAGCCCAGAATACAGACTGATCGTCAACT ATGGTCCAGAGAGACCTGTTATCATGAGTCCGGATATAGCGATGACAGGACACATTGTGATcttcaactgctctgcctcctctcagcctcccagCCAGTTCAGCTGGTTCTTCAATGGCTCCCAGGTGGCGAGTGGCTCAGTGTATGAGACTGGCCCACTGACCTTAGCCAGTCATGGGGAGTACACCTGTGTGGCCTTCAACAACATCACTGTCAGAAACAGCACTGTCTCCAAGATGCTCACCATCATTG CACCTGTGACCATGACCATGGTTAAAGTCATTGGATCCCAGCCAATACTGAACGAGAGATTCTCTCTGACCTGTGGCACCGCTGGAACGGTTTACTCCATACACTGGATGAGGAACGGCGGGCCTCTGTATGCTGACAACAGAACAGACTTCTCTATGGACAACAATACACTGACCTTCAACTATGTCCAGCATTCTGACATCGGAGACTATCAATGTTCTGCTTCCAACCCCCTCAGCAACATGACCAGCCCAAACTACAGACTGATCGTCAACT ATGGACCCGAGATGCCTGTTATAACAGGACCAGCATTTGGAGAAACAGGACACATCGTGACcttcaactgctctgcctcctctcagcctcccagCCAGTTCAGCTGGTTCTTCAATGGCTCCCAGGTGGCGAGTGGCTCAGTGTATGAGACTGGCCCACTGACCTTAGCCAGTCATGGGGAGTACACCTGTGTGGCCTTCAACAACGTCACTGTCAGAAACAGCACTGTCTCCAAGATGCTCACCATCATTG AGGCTATAACGTCGGTGACGGTGAAACGAAACAGATTACCAATAGCATCTGACAACCTAACCCTGACCTGTGATGTCACCGGGCGCTATGACACCATCTACTGGATGAAGGACAACCTGTCTCTGGTCCTGAACAACACCTTGAACTCTGACATAACCATCTCTAACAACTCTCTGCACTTCAGTCCAGTCAAGGTGTCTAACGATGGAAACTATCAGTGTGTTGCCACCAACCTCTTTGGTCCAAACACCAGCCCTAAATACCAGCTACTGGTGAACT ATGGCCCTAAGAGTGTGAATATCTCTGGCCCAGTCTCAGTGGTGATTGGCTCAGTAATCACAGTTACACTGAAGTGCTCTGCCGACTCCCGGCCAACCAGCGAGTATGGGTGGAAATTCAACAACCAATCAGTTCTTGGGACTGGTCCTATGATGGCTGTTATCGCCTCATTGGAGAATGCAGGGGACTACACTTGTGTGGCCAAGAACCCTGTGACCAACATCTCAATGTCCAATACCATTAGTCTGGATGTCACTG gcCATTCACTTGCCCCTCCATTCCAGTCCAGAGGTGGTCTGATGCTGACAGCcctgctagctctctctctctgcctttga
- the ceacam1 gene encoding carcinoembryonic antigen-related cell adhesion molecule 1 isoform X7 — MDHPLVWVLILVLLNFTTGVSGQVVVPSMNPLAVGSNVTLNLVPESPINIGTWSYETTAIVLFYPGGSIVSTSYQGRVSFNRSSSELSISSLQLNDSGRYTVQGMEPVLKAVVTLSVQEPISNVTLRANATDLVELNDTSIFTCSVSSGTSLSYRWMNGSSEVAASDRVRLGVGNSTLSIVSVTRYDEGPFRCEVINGISNGTSQPIGLNVRYGPSNLTMMVVPEMTIGHTAYMMGSVITLSCSAQSKPAVSYKWRFNGVFLNDQSPQLSLQNTRENQTGSYACLAHNNVTLRYASMTTMIKIVEPISAVSLNRDGKLPILDQSFTLRCEVTGPVVYIHWLINGQLISLNNRTFFSTDNKTMVINPIQFSDSGEYLCEAFNAVSNLTSMTYKLVVNFGPERPDVTSPAIAMTGHIVTFNCSASSQPPSQFSWFFNGSQVASGSVYETGPLTLASHGEYTCVAFNNVTVRNSTVSKMLTVVEPVTMAMVKVMGAQPITDYLFTLTCETTGTIYSIHWMKNGWPLYADNRTDFSMDNNTLTFNSVEDSDNGDYQCSAYNPLSNMTSPEYRLIVNYGPERPVIMSPDIAMTGHIVTFNCSASSQPPSQFSWFFNGSQVASGSVYETGPLTLASHGEYTCVAFNNVTVRNSTVSKMLTIIAPVTMTMVKVIGSQPILNERFSLTCGTAGTVYSIHWMRNGGPLYADNRTDFSMDNNTLTFNYVQHSDIGDYQCSASNPLSNMTSPNYRLIVNYGPEMPVITGPAFGETGHIVTFNCSASSQPPSQFSWFFNGSQVASGSVYETGPLTLASHGEYTCVAFNNVTVRNSTVSKMLTVVEPVTMAMVKVMGAQPIADYLFTLTCDTAGTIYSIHWMKNGWPLYADNRTDFSMDNNTLTFNSVEDSDNGDYQCSAYNPLSNMTSPEYRLIVNYGPERPVIMSPDIAMTGHIVIFNCSASSQPPSQFSWFFNGSQVASGSVYETGPLTLASHGEYTCVAFNNVTVRNSTVSKMLTVVEPVTMAMVKVMGAQPIADYLFTLTCDTAGTIYSIHWMKNGWPLYADNRTDFSMDNNTLTFNSVEDSDNGDYQCSAYNPLSNMTSPEYRLIVNYGPERPVIMSPDIAMTGHIVIFNCSASSQPPSQFSWFFNGSQVASGSVYETGPLTLASHGEYTCVAFNNVTVRNSTVSKMLTIIAPVTMTMVKVIGAQPILNERFSLTCGTAGTVYSIHWMRNGGPLYADNRTDFSMDNNTLTFNYVQHSDIGDYQCSASNPLSNMTSPNYRLIVNYGPEMPVITGPAFGETGHIVTFNCSASSQPPSQFSWFFNGSQVASGSVYETGPLTLASHGEYTCVAFNNVTVRNSTVSKMLTVVEPVTMAMVKVMGAQPIADYLFTLTCDTAGTIYSIHWMKNGWPLYADNRTDFSMDNNTLTFNSVEDSDNGDYQCSAYNPLSNMTSPEYRLIVNYGPERPVIMSPDIAMTGHIVIFNCSASSQPPSQFSWFFNGSQVASGSVYETGPLTLASHGEYTCVAFNNVTVRNSTVSKMLTIIEAITSVTVKRNRLPIASDNLTLTCDVTGRYDTIYWMKDNLSLVLNNTLNSDITISNNSLHFSPVKVSNDGNYQCVATNLFGPNTSPKYQLLVNYGPKSVNISGPVSVVIGSVITVTLKCSADSRPTSEYGWKFNNQSVLGTGPMMAVIASLENAGDYTCVAKNPVTNISMSNTISLDVTGHSLAPPFQSRGGLMLTALLALSLCL, encoded by the exons ATGGACCATCCTCTGGTGTGGGTTCTCATCCTGGTGCTGCTCAACTTCACGACAG GTGTCTCTGGCCAGGTGGTGGTTCCCTCTATGAACCCCTTAGCTGTGGGCAGTAATGTCACCCTGAACCTAGTTCCCGAAAGCCCCATCAACATAGGGACCTGGTCATACGAAACTACAGCCATCGTACTTTTCTATCCTGGTGGCAGTATTGTGAGTACAAGTTATCAAGGCAGAGTCTCATTCAACCGCTCCTCCTCAGAGCTGTCCATAAGCTCTCTCCAACTCAACGACTCAGGACGATATACCGTGCAGGGAATGGAGCCAGTCCTGAAAGCTGTGGTGACTTTGTCTGTCCAGG AGCCCATTTCAAACGTGACTCTAAGGGCCAACGCCACTGATCTAGTGGAATTAAACGACACTTCCATTTTCACCTGCTCCGTCTCCTCTGGCACCTCCCTCTCCTACCGCTGGATGAATGGCAGCTCAGAGGTTGCAGCCAGTGACAGAGTTCGGCTTGGAGTTGGGAACAGCACTCTCTCCATAGTCAGTGTGACACGATACGATGAAGGGCCATTCAGATGTGAGGTCATCAATGGAATCAGCAATGGCACCAGCCAGCCCATTGGCCTCAATGTTAGAT ATGGCCCAAGTAACCTCACCATGATGGTAGTTCCTGAGATGACCATAGGACATACAGCCTACATGATGGGCTCTGTCATCACTCTGTCCTGCTCCGCTCAGTCCAAACCCGCTGTGTCCTACAAGTGGAGGTTTAATGGGGTGTTCCTCAACGATCAAAGTCCACAGCTGAGCCTGCAGAACACCAGGGAGAACCAGACAGGAAGTTACGCATGCTTAGCCCACAACAATGTCACACTCCGATACGCCTCCATGACCACAATGATAAAGATCGTGG AGCCGATATCAGCGGTGTCGTTGAATCGTGATGGGAAGCTACCGATACTGGATcagtccttcactctgcggtgtgAGGTGACTGGACCTGTAGTCTACATTCATTGGTTGATTAACGGCCAGCTCATCTCCCTAAACAACAGAACATTCTTCTCTACGGACAACAAGACAATGGTTATCAACCCAATCCAGTTTTCTGACAGTGGAGAATATCTCTGTGAGGCCTTTAATGCTGTTAGCAACTTGACCAGCATGACATACAAGCTTGTGGTGAACT TTGGACCAGAGAGACCTGACGTAACTAGTCCAGCTATAGCAATGACAGGACACATCGTGACcttcaactgctctgcctcctctcagcctcccagCCAGTTTAGCTGGTTCTTCAATGGCTCCCAGGTGGCGAGTGGCTCAGTGTATGAGACTGGCCCACTGACCTTAGCCAGTCATGGGGAGTACACCTGTGTGGCCTTCAACAACGTCACTGTCAGAAACAGCACTGTCTCCAAGATGCTCACTGTTGTTG AACCTGTAACCATGGCCATGGTGAAAGTCATGGGTGCCCAGCCAATAACAGACTACCTGTTTACTCTGACCTGTGAGACCACTGGAACCATTTACTCCATTCACTGGATGAAGAACGGCTGGCCTCTGTATGCTGATAACAGAACAGACTTCTCTATGGACAACAATACACTAACCTTCAACTCTGTCGAGGATTCTGACAACGGAGACTATCAGTGTTCTGCCTACAACCCCCTCAGCAACATGACCAGCCCAGAATACAGACTGATCGTCAACT ACGGTCCAGAGAGACCTGTTATCATGAGTCCGGATATAGCGATGACAGGACACATCGTGACcttcaactgctctgcctcctctcagcctcccagCCAGTTCAGCTGGTTCTTCAATGGCTCCCAGGTGGCGAGTGGCTCAGTGTATGAGACTGGCCCACTGACCTTAGCCAGTCATGGGGAGTACACCTGTGTGGCCTTCAACAACGTCACTGTCAGAAACAGCACTGTCTCCAAGATGCTCACCATCATTG CACCTGTGACCATGACCATGGTGAAAGTCATTGGATCCCAGCCAATACTGAACGAGAGATTCTCTCTGACCTGTGGCACCGCTGGAACGGTTTACTCCATACACTGGATGAGGAACGGCGGGCCTCTGTATGCTGACAACAGAACAGACTTCTCTATGGACAACAATACACTGACCTTCAACTATGTCCAGCATTCTGACATCGGAGACTATCAATGTTCTGCTTCCAACCCCCTCAGCAACATGACCAGCCCAAACTACAGACTGATCGTCAACT ATGGACCAGAGATGCCTGTTATAACAGGACCAGCATTTGGAGAAACAGGACACATCGTGACCTTCAACTGCTCTGCGTCCTCTCAGCCTCCCAGCCAGTTCAGCTGGTTCTTCAATGGCTCCCAGGTGGCGAGTGGCTCAGTGTATGAGACTGGCCCACTGACCTTAGCCAGTCATGGGGAGTACACCTGTGTGGCCTTCAACAACGTCACTGTCAGAAACAGCACTGTCTCCAAGATGCTCACTGTTGTTG AACCTGTAACCATGGCCATGGTGAAAGTCATGGGTGCCCAGCCAATAGCAGACTACTTGTTTACTCTGACCTGTGACACCGCTGGAACCATTTACTCCATTCACTGGATGAAGAACGGCTGGCCTCTGTATGCTGATAACAGAACAGACTTCTCTATGGACAACAATACACTAACCTTCAACTCTGTCGAGGATTCTGACAACGGAGACTATCAGTGTTCTGCCTACAACCCCCTCAGCAACATGACCAGCCCAGAATACAGACTGATCGTCAACT ATGGTCCAGAGAGACCTGTTATCATGAGTCCGGATATAGCGATGACAGGACACATTGTGATcttcaactgctctgcctcctctcagcctcccagCCAGTTCAGCTGGTTCTTCAATGGCTCCCAGGTGGCGAGTGGCTCAGTGTATGAGACTGGCCCACTGACCTTAGCCAGTCATGGGGAGTACACCTGTGTGGCCTTCAACAACGTCACTGTCAGAAACAGCACTGTCTCCAAGATGCTCACTGTTGTTG AACCTGTAACCATGGCCATGGTGAAAGTCATGGGTGCCCAGCCAATAGCAGACTACTTGTTTACTCTGACCTGTGACACCGCTGGAACCATTTACTCCATTCACTGGATGAAGAACGGCTGGCCTCTGTATGCTGATAACAGAACAGACTTCTCTATGGACAACAATACACTAACCTTCAACTCTGTCGAGGATTCTGACAACGGAGACTATCAGTGTTCTGCCTACAACCCCCTCAGCAACATGACCAGCCCAGAATACAGACTGATCGTCAACT ATGGTCCAGAGAGACCTGTTATCATGAGTCCGGATATAGCGATGACAGGACACATTGTGATcttcaactgctctgcctcctctcagcctcccagCCAGTTCAGCTGGTTCTTCAATGGCTCCCAGGTGGCGAGTGGCTCAGTGTATGAGACTGGCCCACTGACCTTAGCCAGTCATGGGGAGTACACCTGTGTGGCCTTCAACAACGTCACTGTCAGAAACAGCACTGTCTCCAAGATGCTCACCATCATTG CACCTGTGACCATGACCATGGTGAAAGTCATTGGAGCCCAGCCAATACTGAACGAGAGATTCTCTCTGACCTGTGGCACCGCTGGAACGGTTTACTCCATACACTGGATGAGGAACGGCGGGCCTCTGTATGCTGACAACAGAACAGACTTCTCTATGGACAACAATACACTGACCTTCAACTATGTCCAGCATTCTGACATCGGAGACTATCAATGTTCTGCTTCCAACCCCCTCAGCAACATGACCAGCCCAAACTACAGACTGATCGTCAACT ATGGACCAGAGATGCCTGTTATAACAGGACCAGCATTTGGAGAAACAGGACACATCGTGACCTTCAACTGCTCTGCGTCCTCTCAGCCTCCCAGCCAGTTCAGCTGGTTCTTCAATGGCTCCCAGGTGGCGAGTGGCTCAGTGTATGAGACTGGCCCACTGACCTTAGCCAGTCATGGGGAGTACACCTGTGTGGCCTTCAACAACGTCACTGTCAGAAACAGCACTGTCTCCAAGATGCTCACGGTTGTTG AACCTGTAACCATGGCCATGGTGAAAGTCATGGGTGCCCAGCCAATAGCAGACTACTTGTTTACTCTGACCTGTGACACCGCTGGAACCATTTACTCCATTCACTGGATGAAGAACGGCTGGCCTCTGTATGCTGATAACAGAACAGACTTCTCTATGGACAACAATACACTAACCTTCAACTCTGTCGAGGATTCTGACAACGGAGACTATCAGTGTTCTGCCTACAACCCCCTCAGCAACATGACCAGCCCAGAATACAGACTGATCGTCAACT ATGGTCCAGAGAGACCTGTTATCATGAGTCCGGATATAGCGATGACAGGACACATTGTGATcttcaactgctctgcctcctctcagcctcccagCCAGTTCAGCTG GTTCTTCAATGGCTCCCAGGTGGCGAGTGGCTCAGTGTATGAGACTGGCCCACTGACCTTAGCCAGTCATGGGGAGTACACCTGTGTGGCCTTCAACAACGTCACTGTCAGAAACAGCACTGTCTCCAAGATGCTCACCATCATTG AGGCTATAACGTCGGTGACGGTGAAACGAAACAGATTACCAATAGCATCTGACAACCTAACCCTGACCTGTGATGTCACCGGGCGCTATGACACCATCTACTGGATGAAGGACAACCTGTCTCTGGTCCTGAACAACACCTTGAACTCTGACATAACCATCTCTAACAACTCTCTGCACTTCAGTCCAGTCAAGGTGTCTAACGATGGAAACTATCAGTGTGTTGCCACCAACCTCTTTGGTCCAAACACCAGCCCTAAATACCAGCTACTGGTGAACT ATGGCCCTAAGAGTGTGAATATCTCTGGCCCAGTCTCAGTGGTGATTGGCTCAGTAATCACAGTTACACTGAAGTGCTCTGCCGACTCCCGGCCAACCAGCGAGTATGGGTGGAAATTCAACAACCAATCAGTTCTTGGGACTGGTCCTATGATGGCTGTTATCGCCTCATTGGAGAATGCAGGGGACTACACTTGTGTGGCCAAGAACCCTGTGACCAACATCTCAATGTCCAATACCATTAGTCTGGATGTCACTG gcCATTCACTTGCCCCTCCATTCCAGTCCAGAGGTGGTCTGATGCTGACAGCcctgctagctctctctctctgcctttga